In the Diadema setosum chromosome 11, eeDiaSeto1, whole genome shotgun sequence genome, caaaccaccttGGCATGATTGCCCTATTGAAACTGAGTGAGGTATAAAGTAAGTAAAATTATATCAggttttctttccttctttaaTGACGTTgagtttcaacaacaacaaaaaaaaaaaaaactaaaaagacGTAGAAAAGCACAAGATGTGTGGGgttttgtgcgtgtgtgattGTACAtacccctcccttcccccttccgcGATTGCAGTAACCCTTGGATATTGTATTCTCTTGCTTCCGACTAGTCGAAGTATTGATTGTACATTGGTTCATTGAGCACGGTAAGCATGAAACAGGTAAAATTGTGAATGAGATGTGTAATAGGGGTTTATTTTTGTCGTTCTCtttctacttttttcttttcttttcttcttttttccccgcTTCAGTCTGGAGAAACACGGTTGACTCGGTTTCACCTCCCGGAAGCTTTTCATTGGCAAGAACTTGTTAGAACACGGCAGCCCTACCACAACCCATACACTGAGCAGTTCCAAGCGCAGCCGGGCATTGCATTTTGTTCTATATATTCATTCTAGTGGCGATATAAAGTACTCTCTCGtatttcttctcctttcttccacttcaatctattcattacaGTTTGCATTGTAAGAAAGGAACGGCAAGCCTAACAAACAGGCCTTTAGAATCAATTCCTCATGATAAAATGCGCACGTTCAAATCGGGGTTTTGTTGAAAAGCAATGAGCACACGACGCCTCAAATGAACTGGCGCAGTGTGGCTTTTTCACTATGTGCTGTATATGTCAATCAGCTTGGGATTTCATTCGTTGTTCAACTCATGCAGTACGAAGACGCCACGCCCACCGAAGCCAAACCACAATGCGATTGGTTCGTCGGTCTACAGCAACACGAGACCTGCACATACAACTTGCGGCCGTCTGCATTGCCAGCAGACGACTGAATTCTTTGGAAGTATACACACGGATCGTAAACGCCGATATGCACGCACTAGTGGATGTGCTCCGCAACCATATCTGTTTCTAACGGAATCCTATGGACATTTATCGTGGATATCTTGTACTAGTGGTATTTTACTGCATTTACTCGGAATGATTATTGGGGATATCGTCCATCTAGACAGTTACTCAACAAATACGCTGTAAGTAATATGTTGGAGAATGTGTTTAATGGACTAGAGGTGTTCTAGGTCGGACATATTTGGATATCAAACATTCTTTGTACGTCTACGGCAACAGTCTTGTATGGCGAGAGAGCGGCCTTCGCACCGGTGCCCCATTCGGCTGTTTTGAATGAGTCGTGTGAGGGTTTTTCGTTTATTGCAGTAAAGCGCCGCTAGTGTTTCAGGGGTACAtgattcactcttttttttttcggtatcgTTGGGATGTTGTGGGGTCGGTTTGTTTGTATTCTTTCGATAATTATTAGTTaggacacacacaaacaatgttGAACATTGATCAAAATCAATGTTCAACTCATCACGTCTTCACATCAAATTCCTGCCCTAACCTGAAGAAGGAAGGGTTTTGTTGGAATTGGTCTAACCACAGCACAGGCATGCACTTTTGAAAGCAGAGGATTAATTATTTGAGTGTCCAAGTAAAGAACACCCCCGTCAGATCTTAGGAATACTCTCAGTCGACCAGTTGTTAAAAAGCCTTTTCCTATCTTGAGTGTACAAAATGATGTTCAGTTCTAGCTTGTATCATATGTCATGACACATGTGGCATGTTGCTGTGCATGTAATGGAATagtgtccgtctgtctgtctgacacGAGATGATTCATTCTTCTCCCATACCTATAGCGGTTCGTCCTTAGAAGATGCCCTATTCCTAGCTATTAAACGTGTACGGGCTCCTTGAATTGTGACTCCACAAAGAAAGATGCACTTGTCTTCTCACATTCTCCGCCCACCCTCGATACAAGGCTACGTTTGTCGTACAATAGCACCTTGTAGTCGGTGCATATATCTAGCTGCATTATCATTCAATGCATACACGTGTTTTGGATATGTTGCGATGTCTAATTGCATTATATTTCAAATTCCAAGGTCCACTCCGAGCTCTGTTTTACAGGTCTGCGCGCACATTTACACATCATAGCTAGTgtaaatatgaagtgaaaatttGGTTTATAGGCGTACGTTCTGATTTATGATTtagaaacaaattttatattttgccatgtAGGCCTCCCAGATATTGCTAGGATTCTCATTATTGCATCTTGATATTGTGGTGGTATTGCTTTTTGTAATGATATGGGTATTCTATTCAGTATTCTATTCAGTGTTAATGATATGTGTGTGTTGcagtgtgttttttgttttgtttttttatggcgAAGAAAgagtttcaaacattttaggCATTTGATGGTTGTCTAGAAAGCTCTCTATGTGTCAGGAAGAGTAAAAATATAAGCTAATCactcaaaaatacaaaaaaaaaaaaagatgtacttATGTCATCCTCAATAGGCTATGACAAATAGGATAATCCCCggctgtttgttgttgttgactttGAGTTCCAAAGGTACTAGTTTGGTTCTGCAAgcaagcttcttctttttttaatgaatgaataTCCTCTAGGCTCTATCTCTTTATAACAGTTAATATATTGTGGCCATTTATTTGGTTCATGAATATACTGGTCATAAAATTGGTAGTGCAGATTCCCATTTGTCAATATAATGTGGAGTGTGAAACAGATGGATTCATTGAATCTTATCATTTGTGAAGTTGATATAACATAAATTCCATGACAAAAAGGTCACAAGTAGGCCCTATGCACCTAAAGGAGACCtcctgatgtttttttttttgtttttgttttttttttagacttttGCATCTGAACCTGTACAAATTGATTATGTAAATACTGgatacagagtttcagaatttataatgattgagatgagtaaaaatatttacaaatttcataataaatcacaatgaacaaggatggtgacaTAGCTCCACATAAGAATGCATAATTGCCTAATAAaagtagaacaaaagaaagTATGCATAAATCCTACACAAGTAAACTGTTAAACAGTTGGTATGTATTGGAATGGAATGGCATTGCTGCACTTATGCACTAATATGTGAGCCTCTTATGTCATCATCGTTGTTCAGTGTGATATGTTTTTTATAGGTTTTGCGGAGTTttggtttatctgctcaagGACACAATACGATCAACAAATCTGTAAATTATGGCACTCTTCATTTacgtactacatgatgtgaaattataaacCGTCTGGAATGTTCCTTTAAAAATGATAACTGTTGCATTCATGCAGCAACTAGGAAACCATTTGCTGTATTCAGAGAGTGAAATAGGACATTCAAgagatgattttgtttttattgttttacattccatgacatgtatatgaaacaGAGTACTTTCATATTTCCAGAATTTATCTATTTCTATCATGTCTTTACATAGATCATTGTGTCAGATGGCATATGCaggtggcggggggggggggggggtaggcaaGGGGGAGAATGGGGTAAATGTGCTATGACAGAGGGGGAAAAGAGATGTATCTTGCACTCAAATGCTTAATAAACAGATCTGTTGTATATATGTCTacaaagatgaaacaaaagtgaaagaaGTTAGATTGTGTCACTTAATTCTGTTATAAACCATTAAGATATGAAGTTCAGCCATTGCCTATTTTCTCCTGGTGCATGCGATGAAAAGTCCATTTCAGAATCTCTGTTCAGAAAACACGTTTAATTTGGCTTCTCATTCCAAATATATCATAAGGAGTTAAAAGGAATACCTGACTGACTAGGTATTTTTATTACATCCGGTTACCTTTAACCTAAACTCAAGGTGGATTTCCTTTCATGGTATGTTTGCTCAAAACAAAAGGCTAGGTACCCGTGACGATCACAGTGCATAGCTTGTGCTGTCTGTCACACCTAGCTACGATAGTCAGAAACACAATGTTAATTGAATGGAGCAGATGAAGAAAGAGTCTCTTTGGTAACCATGTATCTAATGGGCAAATTATGTATCACTCACTAATGGAACAAAAGAGAACGTACAGTAGATGCCAACAACTTGGGCTTTGTCATATTCTGTCTAGAACATAAAAAGTTCTATGTTTGTTATGTTCTTGCAAGCAGAATGCTGCAGTGTTTTTCTGTGGTTAGAAACACAGTCAAGTATGACTTTCTTTGCCTGGTGAATCATCCCATCATGGTAATACATGTCGAGTCACAAGCTTGAGGTTTTCGTATGTGAACCTTGAATTGCTAACTCAATCATGATCATGATGTAATGAtgtcatgaaaaattgtgacaatGCAGGGCTCTTGTCAAGAAAGATCATGAAGCCATGTAAGTTATTTTGGTACATgcagcaagattttttttttttaatcgcttGTTTTGTTAGTCAAGTATATAGGTGCAAATACATTCAGTTATTGTTGTAGTTTTCCTATTTTCgtattttcctcaaaatttgaGAAGAAGGTACTAGTATGTTCTTTCAACCTTAATCTATCTTTCTTAGCTGTGAAGAGTCATGGTATTGCAGTGCATGTCACATATAATCATGTATTTGTCATTTATAATAATTGTGGATTCATTTTAAAGTGTACTGATGTTAAAGAAATAAAGGTTTTGAAATCATCAGTGCAGGTCTTCTTTTCCATTTATCTCGCATACAGGACTGTCCAGAGACTGCCTCACCTGTGTTGAAGGAAAGATGATTGGCCACATCTTGCGCTGGATGCAGCAATTAAAAGAAACCGGCAAACACTGACCCACACCAGGAAGGAATATCTGGATATATTTGTTCATTGAGGACACTACTTGGACCATCAGGATGACGAGCTGCATGCTGCAAGGGAAGCGCTTCTTCTGCAGGGAGTGGGCTTTCCAAAAACTTGTTCATGGATTGGACAATCGGCAGGCATCCAGAACATGTGGAACATTGATAATGGGAGGGCCAGGCAGTGGGAAGACTGCTCTGTGTACAGAAATTGTCTGGCCTACAAGCACAGGAAAGCAGAGAAGTCTAAACAAGCGTATGCTGGCCTACCACTTCTGCCAGTCACGTAACCGGGAGACCCTGTCTGTTTCCAAGTTCATCCTAGGACTTGTGAATATGATCACGCGCTCGACTCTCATCCATGGCTATGAGGAAAAGCTGAGGGACCCCAGTGTCCAAGCCATCCTCGAGCCTGCAGCTTGTGAGCGCAATCCAGATGAGGCATTCAAGAATGGTGTTCTTGTTCCTCTATGCACACTGAATCCTCCATCACGCAATTGCTTCATTCTGGTTGATTCGCTGGATGAGTCATACCCTGTGCTTGAAGGTGATAGCCCATCTGGTAGTAGAACCATTGCAGAGCTTCTTGCAAATCATCACGAACTCTTTCCGCCTTGGCTGTGTCTCTTGTGTAGTGCACGACGACAGAGCAAAACAGTGACACGCATGTTCACAGGTTTTCGCAAGCTGAGTCTGGATGATCTCCGCAAATCTCATGTCGTCCGAGATGTGCAGCAGTACATCCTTAGGAGGCTGGACCACGAAGAGGCAATTCGTATTCAACTGAGCAGAGACACTGCAGAAATGCTAAACCAACTTCACATAAAGAGCAATGGTTGCATCATGTATCTGGAGAAGGTTCTGGATGGTGTAGCTGATGGCTTCATCTCTCTGCAGGACATCACAGAAATTCCAGGAACTCTGAATGGACTGTACTTGTGGTTATGCCAAAGACTCTTCTTGAGGaagcaatttgcaaaagttcgGCCTGTTTTGAGTGTTATGCTTGCTGCCCAGTGCCCACTGACTGAAAGTGAACTGTATGCATGTGCAAAGACACGCAATTTTGCACTTACACGTGAGGAATTCCAGGACAGACTGAAAATGATGTGCAAGATTTTGGTTAGGAGTAGGGACAACAAGATCATGCTGTTTCATCACAGTTTTGCAGAGTGGTTACTGGATGTCAAGTACTGTACCCAGAAATACATGTGTAGCCTTCAAGAAGGTCACACGATGCTTGCGTTGAGATACACATGCAGTGCTCCTGATCTGACCCCCTCACAAGTGCAAGATTTTGCCAGGAATCTTCTCCAAGCTGGTCTTTCACCGCCCCTGGACTGCAGTCATCTTGCCCTTTGGCTTATTTGGGCTGGGACTCCTCTTTATGACTGCCTGGCCTCACAAGCTCCCAAGGACCAGCAAGTCACACAGCTACTGGTTAGTGCTGGAGCCAGAGTTGTTGACATAGACAGGAATTCACTGATTCTGCAAGATGCCTTGGAGAAGCAGGAGTCCTTGCATTCCCTGATTAACAGTGGTGCCTCCATCAATCAAGTTGATAGCAATGGCCGCTCTCTCCTTGCCAATGCTGCCTACAGTGGTAACTTGGAAAGTGTCCAGTCCTTGCTTATCTATGGTGCTGATGTCAGTGTGACCGATCGCACAGGCCAGACAGCCCTTGGCTTAGCAGCACGACATGGACATGTTGAAGTAGTTGCACTTCTGTTAAGTCATGATGCGGAAGTGGACCATGTGGATCATGATGGATGGACACCACTTCGGTCAGCTGCATGGGCAGGACACACAGATGTTGTCACAACACTTCTCAACAAAGGTGCAATAGTGGATTGTAGTGATCACAATGAGAAGAGGACTGCATTACGAGCAGCTGCATGGGGTGGCCATGCAGACATTGTTCACACTCTGATAGAGCATGGTGCAAATGTGAATCAGGCTGACCACGAGGGAAGAACAGCTCTCATTGCTGCTGCCTACATGGGGCATAGTGAAATCGTTGAGTATCTTGTGACCAGTGGGGCAGAAATCAACCATGAAGACTTTGATGGCCGCACAGCCCTATCTGTTGCTGCTATGTCAATTGCTGTGAATCAGGGACACACGGATGTTGTTACCCTTTTGATAGAGAAGGGTGCTGCTGTGGATCACAGGGATCATGAAGGGATGTCACCACTCCTGGTAGCTGCCTATGAAGGTCATCAGACTGTTGTTGAGCTGTTGCTAGAAGGTGGAGCAGATGTTGACCACACAGACAACAATAACAGAACTGCATTGATTGTTGCTGCATCAATGGGCCATCCCACTATTGTGAGAACATTACTGTACTGGGGAGCTGCTGTAGATACAATAGATGGGGAAGGCAGAACAGTTCTGTCTATCGCAGCATCACAGGGCAATTGTGATATTGTCCGCATGTTGCTGGAAAGAGGCTTGGATGAGATGCACAAAGATAACCATGGCTGGACACCCCTACACATGTGTGCCTATGAAGGTCATCAAGATGTCTGCTTAGCAATTCTTGAGCAAGGACCCCATGTCACAGTTGACATTGCAGATCGTGATGGGCGGACACCCATGATTCTAGCTGCTCAAGAAGGCCACATGGATTGTGTAAAGATTCTCCTTGTACATGGTGCAAGTGTAACACATTGTTCTCATGATGGTCGAACAGCCATGAGAGCAGCTGCATCAGAGGGCCACCAGGATCTTGTGCTCCTTCTCTTGCAACAAGGTGCTGAGATCAACTACAGAGATGCAGAGGGCAGGTCCAGCCTGTACATGCTGGCCTTGGAGAATAAACTTTCCATGGCACAATTTTTCCTGGAGAATGGGGCTGATACTGAGTTAGCTGATACTGAAGGCAGAACAGCTCTACATGTGGCTTCATGGCAGGGTCATTCAGAGATGGTCAGCCTCATCCTAGATCACAATGCAAATCCAAATGCTGTAGACAAGGAGCGTAGGTCTGTACTACAATCAGCTGCTTGGCAGGGCCATGTATCTGTTGCCCAGGTGCTGCTACAGAAAGGGGCCGATATCAATCACACATGCAACCAAGGAGCTTCTGCTCTTTGCATAGCTGCCCAGGAGGGTCATGTAGACATTGTTAAGGCTCTTCTGCACTTTGGAGCAAATCCTAATCATGCAGATGAACATGGACGAACTCCCATGAAAGTTGCCTTGAAGGGTGGGCATGATGAAGTAAGCAAACTCTTGGAAGAATATGGAGTCCATAATCCACTCTCACCACCTTCAAGCAGAGCATCTTCAAAGAGAAGTGGAAGTTCATTGTCCTCGAGTAACAGTGACAATAAGCCATCAATGCTGACTAATGGTGCCTTACTTCAAGGTAGTTCTCCTTCAAATTCTCCAGATTCCACGTATGACAAAAGGAAGTCATGCAATTCAAACCCTTCAACCAAGTCATCATCAAATCTTACTAACTCCACCAACAACTCATGCCTACATCTAAGTGCACTACGAGAGCAGAGCAAAATGACATCTTTCACAGAGCAGCTCCAGCAGCATATGGTCTCACACAAACGGGCGCCATCACCAAGAACATGCCCTCCTGATGCAAATGTTGGTAGGAATGGTACCCCCACCAAAATCACACCTACCAGCTCATTTCAAACGATACCAGAAAATATCACAACAGCTCACAGCTCTGAACAGCTCCAAGGGACTCCCAGGCAAAGTGCAAGAAGACACCAGTCTAACCCACCTGGTGCATCAAGAAGATCAACATCACCAGCACACATGTCTTCGAGGTCATCCTCTCCCTCTGTCCATCAACCAAGGGCTGATCAGTTATCAGCAACTCCAAGTGAAGCATCGCCACTTCCATCCCCGAGGCACTCTCCCAGGAGACAGAGTTCCTCCAGTGCCCCCAGCTCACCAACTAATTCAAATGAGCCCAAGCCACCCCCAACCCCTCAACGTGTTCGAAAATCATCAAATCCCCTACCAAATGGATCTGTGCAGCATGTGGTGGTACACAATGTCCAGTCTGCATCACCATCTCCAACAAGGCGTCCTGTGCCAAGGACAAATAGCCAACAGCTGTCTCCTAAGATTGGAAATGGATATGTCCAGGACCAGCAAAATGTGCCGTCTCCATGGCACAAACATCAGACCCACATGCACCTCATTCAGCAACACCAGGAGCTTTCCCAGCAGTCTCTCCATAGAGCAAGCTCTTTGGGAAGCCTGAACAGCCAAGACCTGAATACCTCTGTCCACAACACCAGTGGCTCTCCAGCTCACTATATCCCAGTGGACCACTCTCCTCGCATGTCCCGCAAGCAGCTGAATGGGAATGCAAAGAGTGGTTCTTCCTGTCAACTCTGTGGCCAGACACAGCCATCGCCAACACATGCCACAAAGCATTCCTTCCAGCAGTCCATGATCA is a window encoding:
- the LOC140234675 gene encoding uncharacterized protein — its product is MTSCMLQGKRFFCREWAFQKLVHGLDNRQASRTCGTLIMGGPGSGKTALCTEIVWPTSTGKQRSLNKRMLAYHFCQSRNRETLSVSKFILGLVNMITRSTLIHGYEEKLRDPSVQAILEPAACERNPDEAFKNGVLVPLCTLNPPSRNCFILVDSLDESYPVLEGDSPSGSRTIAELLANHHELFPPWLCLLCSARRQSKTVTRMFTGFRKLSLDDLRKSHVVRDVQQYILRRLDHEEAIRIQLSRDTAEMLNQLHIKSNGCIMYLEKVLDGVADGFISLQDITEIPGTLNGLYLWLCQRLFLRKQFAKVRPVLSVMLAAQCPLTESELYACAKTRNFALTREEFQDRLKMMCKILVRSRDNKIMLFHHSFAEWLLDVKYCTQKYMCSLQEGHTMLALRYTCSAPDLTPSQVQDFARNLLQAGLSPPLDCSHLALWLIWAGTPLYDCLASQAPKDQQVTQLLVSAGARVVDIDRNSLILQDALEKQESLHSLINSGASINQVDSNGRSLLANAAYSGNLESVQSLLIYGADVSVTDRTGQTALGLAARHGHVEVVALLLSHDAEVDHVDHDGWTPLRSAAWAGHTDVVTTLLNKGAIVDCSDHNEKRTALRAAAWGGHADIVHTLIEHGANVNQADHEGRTALIAAAYMGHSEIVEYLVTSGAEINHEDFDGRTALSVAAMSIAVNQGHTDVVTLLIEKGAAVDHRDHEGMSPLLVAAYEGHQTVVELLLEGGADVDHTDNNNRTALIVAASMGHPTIVRTLLYWGAAVDTIDGEGRTVLSIAASQGNCDIVRMLLERGLDEMHKDNHGWTPLHMCAYEGHQDVCLAILEQGPHVTVDIADRDGRTPMILAAQEGHMDCVKILLVHGASVTHCSHDGRTAMRAAASEGHQDLVLLLLQQGAEINYRDAEGRSSLYMLALENKLSMAQFFLENGADTELADTEGRTALHVASWQGHSEMVSLILDHNANPNAVDKERRSVLQSAAWQGHVSVAQVLLQKGADINHTCNQGASALCIAAQEGHVDIVKALLHFGANPNHADEHGRTPMKVALKGGHDEVSKLLEEYGVHNPLSPPSSRASSKRSGSSLSSSNSDNKPSMLTNGALLQGSSPSNSPDSTYDKRKSCNSNPSTKSSSNLTNSTNNSCLHLSALREQSKMTSFTEQLQQHMVSHKRAPSPRTCPPDANVGRNGTPTKITPTSSFQTIPENITTAHSSEQLQGTPRQSARRHQSNPPGASRRSTSPAHMSSRSSSPSVHQPRADQLSATPSEASPLPSPRHSPRRQSSSSAPSSPTNSNEPKPPPTPQRVRKSSNPLPNGSVQHVVVHNVQSASPSPTRRPVPRTNSQQLSPKIGNGYVQDQQNVPSPWHKHQTHMHLIQQHQELSQQSLHRASSLGSLNSQDLNTSVHNTSGSPAHYIPVDHSPRMSRKQLNGNAKSGSSCQLCGQTQPSPTHATKHSFQQSMIMQQNAMKPSPVHHRSSSQPVSMTPDQMQAFARKASLPGSFNQINIQRLMGAQNGRMPGSPEPRTKRNGICTNPKYQRKANHVHGNTGLHSSQGMLNQPEIITNGNGLSHLEMKQAVKVGFEGSSRNGYKKETPL